TCTCCCCCAAGAGTTCGGGAGATACCGTGTTTATGAAACTTTGCTTCCAAGGGTGTGCGTCTAGATAAGCGGCCGCTTTCCCCATTGGGCTTTTTCGCATTATTGTCTCATTTTAATcttaaaatatttttttcattagtTTTACATACTCTGCACCTCCTCAATGAGGcagttaaaaaaaaataaaaaaaaggtgaaaattttttcttgtgaaagagaaaaaaaaaaaaaatttgaaaactggAAAATACAATTTCCCCTAATACTTCAACACTCTCCATATATTACAAACTAAAACTAActttttaccttttttttctttcttccttttggagttgaaagaaacaacTGTTGCTGCGTTTGCATTTGCGTTTGAACACTTACATATACAGATATAACAATGGCTTTTGAACAAAGAGGTAGAGGCGGATCCAGAGGTGGCCGTGGTGGTCGTGGTGGTTCCAGAGGTGGTTTTGGTGGTGGCCGTGGTGGTTCCAGAGGTGGTTTTGGTGGTGGCCGTGGTGGTTCTAGAGGTGGTGCAAGAGGCGGTGCAAGAGGTGGCCGTGGTGGTGCCAGAGGCGGCCGTGGTGGTGCCAGAGGTGGTGCAAAGGCAGGTGCAAAGGTTGTCATTGAACCACACAGACATGCCGGTGTCTTTATTGCAAGAGGCAAGGAAGATCTCTTGGTCACCAAGAACATTGCGCCAGGTGAGTCTGTCTACGGTGAGAAGAGAATTTCTGTTGAGGAGCCATCCAAGGATCCAAATGTTCCAGCTACCAAGGTTGAATACAGAGTTTGGAATCCATTCAGATCCAAGCTTGCAGCTGGTATTATGGGTGGATTAGAccaaattttcatcaagCCAGGTGCTAAGGTTCTCTATCTTGGTGCTGCATCGGGTACTTCTGTTTCCCATGTCTCTGATATCGTTGGCCCAGAAGGTTTGGTTTACGCTGTCGAGTTCTCCCATAGACCTGGTAGAGAATTGATCTCCATGGCCAAGAAGAGACCAAACGTCATTCCAATTGTCGAAGATGCTAGACACCCTCAAAAGTACAGAATGCTAGTTGGTATGGTTGATGCTGTTTTTGCCGATGTTGCGCAACCAGATCAAGCCAGAATTATTGCATTGAACTCCCACATGTTCTTAAAGGATAATGGTGGTGTCGTCATCTCCATCAAGGCTAACTGTATCGACTCCACCGTCGATGCAGAAACTGTCTTT
The Pichia kudriavzevii chromosome 2, complete sequence DNA segment above includes these coding regions:
- a CDS encoding uncharacterized protein (PKUD0B05630; similar to Saccharomyces cerevisiae YDL014W (NOP1); ancestral locus Anc_3.185), which encodes MAFEQRGRGGSRGGRGGRGGSRGGFGGGRGGSRGGFGGGRGGSRGGARGGARGGRGGARGGRGGARGGAKAGAKVVIEPHRHAGVFIARGKEDLLVTKNIAPGESVYGEKRISVEEPSKDPNVPATKVEYRVWNPFRSKLAAGIMGGLDQIFIKPGAKVLYLGAASGTSVSHVSDIVGPEGLVYAVEFSHRPGRELISMAKKRPNVIPIVEDARHPQKYRMLVGMVDAVFADVAQPDQARIIALNSHMFLKDNGGVVISIKANCIDSTVDAETVFAREVQKMREERIKPLEQLTLEPYERDHCIVVGTYKRSGL